In a genomic window of Occallatibacter riparius:
- a CDS encoding ABC transporter ATP-binding protein, with protein sequence MSDRIVFENVSKFYGEVLGVNRVSLSIAPGVSTIVGPNGSGKTTLMNLMTGLVQPSSGKVSVLGLTPADADRFFRQVGYCTQFDSFPRRLTGWEFLLDSLLLHGMSEGEAIRLAGEAMERVRLGDAGHRRIEGYSKGMRQKIRLAQAIAHHPRVLVLDEPLNGLDPMARAESLALFQELSRQGMHLIISSHILDEVDRISDRVILITGGYIVAEGDIHQVRREVRDKPLQVLIRCDQPEKLASRMFTDNHCVEARLHPDGRGVFLRTGDIDEFYRLLNVIAVEGLVQIEAVAPADDDTRAIYQYLIGSDGSAS encoded by the coding sequence ATGAGCGATCGCATCGTCTTCGAAAACGTGTCGAAGTTCTACGGCGAAGTGCTGGGCGTGAATCGTGTGTCGCTGAGCATTGCGCCGGGCGTGTCGACGATTGTGGGCCCGAATGGGTCAGGCAAGACGACGCTGATGAACTTGATGACGGGGCTGGTGCAGCCGTCGAGCGGCAAGGTTTCGGTTCTGGGGCTAACCCCGGCAGATGCGGACCGGTTCTTCAGACAAGTGGGATATTGCACGCAGTTCGATTCATTTCCGCGGCGGCTGACGGGATGGGAGTTCCTGCTGGATTCGCTGTTGCTCCACGGAATGAGTGAGGGCGAGGCGATTCGGCTTGCCGGTGAGGCGATGGAGCGCGTGCGGCTGGGCGATGCCGGACACCGCAGGATTGAAGGCTACAGCAAGGGCATGCGTCAGAAGATCCGGCTGGCGCAAGCCATAGCGCATCATCCGCGCGTGCTGGTACTGGATGAACCGCTGAACGGACTTGACCCGATGGCAAGAGCCGAGTCGCTGGCGCTTTTCCAGGAATTAAGCCGGCAAGGGATGCACCTGATCATCTCCAGCCACATTCTGGATGAGGTGGACAGGATCTCGGATCGCGTGATCCTCATTACCGGCGGCTACATTGTTGCGGAGGGCGACATTCACCAGGTGCGGCGCGAGGTGCGCGATAAGCCGCTGCAGGTGCTGATCCGTTGCGACCAGCCGGAGAAACTCGCTTCGCGCATGTTCACTGACAACCACTGCGTGGAAGCAAGGCTGCATCCTGATGGGCGCGGAGTGTTTTTGCGCACCGGCGACATCGACGAGTTCTATCGACTGCTGAACGTGATTGCCGTGGAGGGTCTGGTGCAGATAGAAGCGGTGGCTCCGGCGGATGACGACACGCGGGCGATTTACCAGTACTTGATCGGTTCAGATGGGAGCGCGTCATGA
- a CDS encoding ABC transporter permease, whose amino-acid sequence MSVYKHEYRAYTGTLTPLWVRVAVVVRYAFAEAWSSRITATLFTLSMAPVVVYLVGIYLANNALARALVMKGNSFLTINASYFVKVLETQSWLALVLTAWIAPRLISFDLADNALPILLSHPISRFGYVLGKFIALFACLSLVTWIPCLLLFVFQGYSSEQPWLMANLRIAAGLMAGSLIWIVLLSFLGLAMSSRVKWRVAATGVIFAVVFIPAGIGGIIMAILRTKWGLLLNAPAIMTQLWQQLLGAPVSMRADFVLPDAAILAMLAAVCAVSVYILNARIRAREVVRG is encoded by the coding sequence TTGTCAGTCTATAAGCATGAGTATCGAGCCTACACAGGCACGCTGACGCCACTGTGGGTTCGCGTGGCGGTGGTAGTGCGATACGCGTTCGCCGAGGCGTGGTCGTCACGGATCACGGCGACGCTGTTTACGCTTTCGATGGCCCCGGTTGTCGTCTACCTGGTCGGAATATATTTGGCGAATAACGCGCTGGCGCGCGCCCTGGTGATGAAGGGCAACTCATTTTTGACGATCAACGCCAGCTACTTTGTGAAGGTTCTGGAGACGCAGAGCTGGCTGGCGCTGGTGCTGACAGCGTGGATAGCGCCACGGCTGATTTCGTTCGATCTTGCGGATAATGCGCTGCCGATTCTGCTGAGCCATCCGATTTCGCGCTTCGGCTATGTGCTGGGGAAATTTATCGCGCTGTTTGCGTGCCTTTCCCTGGTGACGTGGATTCCCTGCCTGCTGCTATTTGTGTTTCAGGGCTATTCGTCGGAGCAGCCTTGGCTGATGGCGAATCTGAGGATTGCGGCGGGGCTGATGGCGGGCTCGCTCATCTGGATTGTGCTGCTGTCGTTCCTGGGACTGGCGATGTCGTCGCGCGTGAAGTGGAGAGTGGCGGCCACAGGCGTGATCTTCGCGGTGGTGTTCATTCCAGCGGGGATCGGCGGCATCATCATGGCGATTCTGCGCACCAAATGGGGATTGCTGCTGAATGCACCGGCGATCATGACGCAGCTTTGGCAGCAACTGCTGGGCGCGCCGGTGAGCATGCGCGCGGATTTCGTGCTGCCGGATGCAGCCATCCTGGCAATGCTGGCGGCGGTGTGTGCCGTGAGTGTCTACATATTGAACGCGCGGATCAGGGCGCGCGAAGTGGTGCGAGGATGA
- a CDS encoding iron-containing alcohol dehydrogenase: protein MPFEFATATRIIFGEGASASLPELARTFGTRFFVVTGATPDRASALISALDAVTFSIPGEPTVDLVRQGAQRAVQAGCDVIISIGGGSAIDAGKAIAALATNGGEPLDFLEVVGRGRSISIAPLPFIAVPTTAGTGSEVTRNAVLGSPEHGVKASMRSPMMLPRIALVDPELTWGLPLAVTARTGLDALTQLIEPYVSKRANPLVDPFCTQGIRLAAGALRRVYRDGSDREARRDMAQASLFGGLALANAGLGVVHGFASPLGGSFDAPHGALCAAILPHGMAVNLAALRARAPQHPALERYAAIARLLTGRADATADDGIAWVRTLCADLKVPPLRAWGISETDLARIVDEAARASSMQANPLPLTSDELLAVANAAL, encoded by the coding sequence ATGCCCTTCGAGTTCGCCACCGCAACGCGCATCATCTTCGGCGAAGGCGCCTCCGCGTCACTACCCGAGCTAGCCCGGACGTTCGGAACTCGTTTCTTTGTCGTCACTGGCGCCACACCCGACCGCGCATCCGCACTCATTTCAGCGCTCGACGCGGTGACCTTTTCCATCCCCGGCGAGCCCACCGTCGACCTCGTCCGCCAAGGCGCACAGCGCGCCGTGCAAGCCGGCTGCGATGTCATCATCTCCATCGGCGGAGGCAGCGCCATCGACGCCGGCAAAGCTATCGCCGCGCTCGCCACCAACGGCGGCGAGCCGCTCGACTTCCTCGAAGTCGTCGGCAGAGGCCGCTCCATCTCCATCGCGCCATTGCCGTTCATCGCCGTGCCCACCACCGCTGGCACTGGCAGCGAAGTCACTCGCAACGCCGTGCTGGGTTCTCCTGAACATGGCGTTAAAGCCAGCATGCGCAGCCCAATGATGCTGCCCCGCATCGCCCTTGTTGATCCCGAACTCACGTGGGGCCTTCCGCTTGCCGTAACCGCCAGGACAGGCCTCGACGCCCTCACGCAGCTTATCGAGCCCTACGTCAGCAAGCGTGCCAATCCACTGGTCGATCCATTTTGCACTCAGGGAATTCGTCTTGCCGCCGGCGCTCTTCGCCGCGTCTACCGCGACGGCAGCGACCGCGAAGCCCGCCGCGATATGGCCCAGGCCAGCCTGTTCGGCGGCCTCGCCCTCGCCAACGCCGGGCTTGGTGTCGTGCACGGTTTTGCCTCTCCGCTTGGAGGCTCATTCGACGCCCCGCACGGAGCGCTTTGCGCGGCCATCCTGCCGCACGGCATGGCAGTCAACCTCGCCGCGTTGCGCGCACGCGCTCCGCAGCATCCCGCTCTCGAACGCTACGCCGCCATTGCGCGCCTGCTCACTGGCCGCGCCGATGCAACTGCCGACGACGGCATCGCCTGGGTCCGCACTCTCTGCGCCGACCTCAAGGTTCCGCCACTTCGCGCCTGGGGAATAAGTGAAACCGACCTGGCCCGCATCGTCGATGAAGCCGCCCGCGCCAGCAGCATGCAGGCCAATCCTCTTCCACTCACATCAGATGAATTGCTCGCCGTTGCGAACGCTGCGCTCTAA
- a CDS encoding putative quinol monooxygenase, with protein sequence MLIVHVHVHVKPESIKDFKQATIENATASIQEPGIARFDVVQQQDDPARFVLVEVYRTPEAPAAHKQTAHYAKWRDTVAPMMAEPRQSVKFTEVFPDAQGW encoded by the coding sequence ATGCTCATCGTCCACGTTCACGTGCACGTCAAACCTGAATCTATTAAGGACTTCAAGCAGGCCACCATCGAAAACGCCACCGCCAGCATTCAGGAGCCCGGCATCGCCCGCTTCGACGTCGTCCAGCAGCAGGACGACCCCGCGCGCTTCGTCCTCGTCGAGGTCTACCGCACGCCCGAAGCCCCGGCCGCGCACAAACAGACCGCGCACTACGCGAAATGGCGTGACACGGTAGCTCCCATGATGGCCGAGCCGCGCCAGAGCGTGAAATTCACTGAGGTCTTTCCCGACGCTCAAGGCTGGTAA
- a CDS encoding ABC transporter permease yields the protein MTNAFTHSVMAQPWGLWWLQMRRLVRIELRRNLFSWKAAWIYFLAFAPTGIIFIHLFVDRHTQSAFTEDTNVLAGIVQFYYIRLGVFFGCLGIFARLIRGEMLERSLHFYLLAPVRREILLLGKFVAGSISALLLFGTAIIADFALMYAGFGPVGSDYVFNGPGLAQLEAYLLIVVLACLGYGAVFLLLSMMFRNPTPAAMLVLGWEAINPVLPSLLQKISVASYLRHLMPISVPGDGIFALLTVTTEPVAKWVAVVGLMTLIVVVLAYSCFRVRRLEIRYTTE from the coding sequence ATGACGAACGCATTCACGCACTCGGTTATGGCGCAGCCCTGGGGCCTTTGGTGGCTGCAGATGCGGCGACTGGTGCGGATCGAGCTGCGGAGGAATTTGTTCTCGTGGAAAGCAGCGTGGATTTATTTCCTCGCGTTCGCGCCCACCGGGATCATCTTCATTCATCTGTTCGTGGACAGGCATACGCAATCCGCCTTCACCGAAGACACGAACGTGCTGGCGGGGATTGTGCAGTTCTACTACATCCGGCTGGGCGTGTTTTTTGGATGCCTTGGTATCTTCGCGCGGCTGATCCGCGGAGAGATGCTGGAGCGCAGCCTGCACTTCTATCTTCTGGCGCCGGTGCGGCGGGAGATTCTGCTGCTGGGCAAGTTTGTCGCGGGTTCGATCAGCGCACTGCTGCTGTTCGGCACTGCGATCATTGCAGACTTCGCACTGATGTATGCGGGGTTTGGCCCGGTGGGCAGCGATTATGTGTTCAATGGGCCGGGATTGGCGCAGCTTGAGGCGTATCTGCTGATCGTGGTGCTGGCGTGCCTCGGCTACGGGGCGGTGTTCCTTCTGCTGAGCATGATGTTCCGCAATCCCACGCCCGCTGCGATGCTGGTGCTGGGGTGGGAGGCGATCAACCCGGTGCTGCCGTCGCTGCTGCAGAAAATCAGCGTGGCTTCGTATCTGCGGCACCTGATGCCGATTTCGGTTCCGGGCGATGGCATCTTTGCGCTGCTGACCGTTACGACGGAGCCGGTGGCGAAGTGGGTGGCTGTCGTCGGGTTGATGACGCTGATTGTGGTGGTGCTCGCCTACTCGTGCTTCAGGGTGCGGCGGCTGGAGATCCGGTACACGACGGAGTAA